From Pseudomonas sp. stari2, a single genomic window includes:
- the tldD gene encoding metalloprotease TldD, which translates to MSELLSSVSDHLLAPGGVTIESLQGVLGDLAGPGIDAADLYFQGQISESWSLEDGIVKEGSFNLDQGVGVRAQSGEKTGFAYSNAITLEALGAASRAARSISRAGQSGTVQAFSTQDVAQLYAPDNPLEVLSRAEKVELLKRIDVATRALDPRIQQVSVSMAGVWERILVASTDGGLAADVRPLVRFNVSVIVEQNGRRERGGHGGGGRTDYRYFLAEDRAMGYAREALRQALVNLEAIPAPAGTLPVVLGSGWSGVLLHEAVGHGLEGDFNRKGSSAYSGRMGEMVASKLCTIVDDGTLAGRRGSLSVDDEGTPTECTTLIENGVLKGYMQDKLNARLMGVARTGNGRRESYAHLPMPRMTNTYMLGGQSDPAEIIASVKKGIYCANLGGGQVDITSGKFVFSTSEAYLIEDGKITAPVKGATLIGNGPEAMSRVSMVGNDLALDSGVGTCGKDGQSVPVGVGQPTLKIDAITVGGTGA; encoded by the coding sequence ATGAGCGAGTTGTTGTCCTCAGTCAGTGATCACCTGTTGGCGCCCGGCGGCGTGACGATCGAGAGCCTGCAAGGCGTGCTCGGTGATCTGGCGGGTCCAGGCATTGATGCGGCCGACCTGTATTTCCAGGGGCAGATTTCCGAGTCCTGGTCGCTGGAAGACGGCATCGTCAAGGAAGGCAGTTTCAACCTCGACCAGGGCGTCGGCGTGCGTGCGCAGTCCGGCGAAAAAACCGGTTTCGCCTACAGCAACGCGATCACCCTCGAAGCCCTTGGCGCGGCGTCCCGTGCGGCCCGTTCGATTTCCCGTGCCGGGCAGAGCGGTACGGTGCAAGCGTTCAGCACCCAGGACGTCGCTCAGTTGTATGCGCCGGACAACCCGCTGGAAGTGCTGAGTCGCGCCGAAAAAGTCGAACTGCTCAAGCGCATCGACGTTGCCACCCGCGCCCTTGATCCGCGTATCCAGCAGGTCAGCGTGAGCATGGCCGGGGTCTGGGAACGAATTCTGGTGGCCTCGACCGACGGTGGCCTGGCGGCCGACGTGCGTCCTTTGGTGCGATTCAACGTCAGTGTGATCGTCGAACAGAATGGCCGTCGTGAGCGCGGTGGCCATGGCGGCGGCGGGCGTACCGACTACCGTTACTTCCTCGCCGAAGACCGCGCCATGGGTTATGCCCGTGAAGCGCTGCGTCAGGCGCTGGTGAATCTGGAAGCGATTCCGGCCCCGGCTGGCACCTTGCCGGTCGTTCTGGGCTCGGGTTGGTCTGGCGTGCTGTTGCATGAAGCGGTCGGCCACGGTCTGGAAGGCGACTTCAACCGCAAGGGCAGTTCGGCCTACAGCGGGCGCATGGGTGAGATGGTCGCTTCCAAGCTCTGCACCATTGTCGATGACGGCACGTTGGCCGGTCGTCGCGGTTCCCTGAGCGTCGACGACGAAGGTACGCCGACCGAGTGCACCACGCTGATCGAAAACGGTGTGCTCAAGGGCTACATGCAGGACAAGCTCAATGCGCGTCTGATGGGCGTGGCCCGTACCGGCAACGGTCGTCGCGAATCCTACGCACACCTGCCGATGCCACGGATGACCAATACCTACATGCTGGGTGGCCAGAGCGATCCGGCGGAAATCATCGCGTCGGTGAAGAAGGGCATCTATTGCGCCAACCTCGGTGGTGGTCAGGTCGACATCACCAGCGGCAAGTTCGTGTTCTCCACCAGCGAGGCGTACCTGATCGAGGACGGCAAGATCACCGCACCGGTCAAAGGCGCGACGTTGATCGGCAATGGCCCGGAAGCGATGAGCCGGGTGTCGATGGTCGGCAACGATCTGGCGCTGGACAGCGGTGTGGGCACGTGCGGCAAGGACGGGCAGTCGGTGCCGGTGGGCGTGGGTCAGCCGACGCTGAAAATCGATGCGATCACCGTGGGTGGCACGGGCGCGTAA
- a CDS encoding class II fumarate hydratase → MIKTRIERDSMGELQVPMDALYGAQTQRAVDNFPISGKPMPTQFIRALILAKAAAARANVELNQLGAAQGKAISDAAQGLLEGDFMQHFPVDIFQTGSGTSSNMNANEVIATLASRLLDEPVNPNDHVNCGQSSNDIIPTTIHVSAALALHEQLLPALLHLVQVIERKAEQVHHHVKTGRTHLMDAMPVRMSQVLNGWAQQLKANIGHLQDLLPSLQSLAQGGTAVGTGINAHPEFAARFSRQLSQLTNVQFTPGKDLFALIGSQDTAVAVSGQLKATAVSLMKIANDLRWMNSGPLAGLGEIELEGLQPGSSIMPGKVNPVIPEATTMVAAQVIGNDSVITIAGQSGNFELNVMLPIIAQNLLSSIELLANASRLLGDKAIASFKVNESRLKEALSRNPILVTALNPIIGYQKAAEIAKQAYKQGRPVIDVALEHTDLSRSQLEELLNPEKLTAGGV, encoded by the coding sequence ATGATCAAGACACGTATTGAGCGCGACAGCATGGGCGAACTGCAGGTGCCGATGGACGCTCTCTACGGCGCGCAGACCCAGCGCGCAGTGGATAACTTTCCGATCAGCGGCAAGCCGATGCCGACTCAGTTCATTCGCGCGCTGATCCTGGCAAAAGCCGCTGCCGCCCGGGCCAACGTCGAACTCAACCAGCTCGGCGCCGCTCAAGGCAAAGCCATCAGCGACGCGGCCCAAGGGTTGCTTGAAGGCGATTTCATGCAGCATTTCCCGGTGGATATCTTCCAGACCGGTTCCGGCACCAGCTCCAACATGAACGCCAACGAAGTGATTGCCACCCTGGCCAGCCGCCTGCTCGACGAGCCGGTCAATCCTAACGATCACGTCAACTGCGGGCAGAGCAGCAACGACATCATCCCGACCACCATCCACGTCAGTGCCGCGCTGGCCCTGCACGAACAGTTGCTGCCGGCGCTGCTGCATCTGGTGCAAGTCATCGAGCGCAAGGCCGAGCAGGTGCATCACCACGTCAAGACCGGTCGCACCCACCTGATGGACGCCATGCCGGTGCGCATGAGCCAGGTGCTCAACGGTTGGGCGCAGCAGCTCAAGGCCAACATCGGTCACCTGCAGGATTTGCTGCCAAGCCTGCAATCCCTGGCTCAGGGCGGCACGGCGGTCGGTACCGGGATCAACGCGCATCCGGAATTCGCTGCGCGTTTCAGCCGCCAGCTTAGCCAACTGACCAACGTGCAATTCACCCCGGGCAAGGATCTATTTGCGCTGATCGGCTCGCAGGACACTGCCGTCGCCGTGTCGGGTCAGCTCAAGGCCACCGCCGTGTCGCTGATGAAAATCGCCAATGATCTGCGCTGGATGAACTCCGGCCCGCTCGCCGGCCTCGGAGAAATCGAGCTGGAAGGCCTACAGCCGGGCTCATCGATCATGCCAGGCAAGGTCAACCCGGTGATTCCGGAAGCCACCACCATGGTTGCCGCGCAAGTGATCGGCAATGACTCGGTGATCACCATCGCGGGTCAGTCGGGCAATTTCGAACTGAACGTGATGCTACCGATCATCGCCCAGAACCTGTTGAGCAGCATCGAGTTGCTGGCCAACGCCAGCCGTCTGCTGGGTGACAAGGCGATTGCCAGCTTCAAGGTCAATGAGTCGCGCCTCAAGGAAGCGTTGTCGCGCAACCCGATTCTGGTCACCGCACTCAACCCGATCATCGGTTACCAGAAAGCCGCCGAAATCGCCAAGCAGGCCTACAAACAGGGCCGTCCGGTGATCGACGTCGCGCTGGAGCACACCGACCTGTCGCGCAGCCAGCTGGAAGAGTTGCTCAATCCCGAGAAACTCACCGCCGGCGGCGTGTAA
- a CDS encoding FagA protein: MSSALHEQPYLESWRWMSRQIRCAMDPDEPRLIEHYLAEGRYLACCTATSPWTVAETSFRLLLDTATDIALPWHWRSLCLDQAWYPLREMERLSLCKCRLKRWQSYTWQLATCELQPSIPLIELVQGFTDDQDTY; this comes from the coding sequence ATGAGTTCTGCCTTGCACGAGCAACCGTACCTCGAAAGCTGGCGCTGGATGAGTCGCCAGATCCGTTGTGCCATGGATCCCGACGAACCGCGTCTGATCGAACATTACCTGGCCGAAGGCCGGTATTTGGCCTGCTGCACGGCGACCTCGCCCTGGACTGTCGCTGAAACCTCTTTCCGTCTGCTGCTCGACACGGCCACCGATATCGCGTTGCCGTGGCACTGGCGCAGCCTCTGTCTCGATCAAGCCTGGTACCCATTGCGTGAAATGGAGCGCCTGTCGCTGTGCAAATGCCGGCTCAAACGCTGGCAAAGCTACACCTGGCAGCTCGCCACCTGCGAGTTGCAACCCTCGATTCCTCTCATTGAATTAGTCCAAGGATTTACCGATGATCAAGACACGTATTGA
- the yjgA gene encoding ribosome biogenesis factor YjgA, protein MVDSYDDSLDTGEKSKSQVKRELHALVDLGERLTTLKPDLQAKLPLTDALRRALADAPKHTANIARKRHLQFIGKLMRDQDTDAILTLLDQLDASTRQYNERFHNLERWRDRLIGGDDAVLEKFVVEYPDADRQQLRSLIRQAQHEVAHNKPPASSRKIFKYIRELDETQRGLR, encoded by the coding sequence ATGGTTGATTCTTACGACGACTCCCTCGATACGGGAGAAAAAAGCAAATCCCAGGTCAAACGCGAGCTGCATGCTCTGGTTGACCTTGGCGAGCGCCTTACAACGCTCAAGCCCGACTTGCAGGCGAAACTGCCATTGACCGACGCTTTGCGCCGGGCCTTGGCCGATGCGCCCAAGCACACCGCGAACATCGCGCGTAAACGGCACCTGCAGTTCATCGGCAAACTGATGCGCGATCAGGACACTGACGCGATTCTCACCTTGCTCGATCAACTCGATGCCTCTACCCGTCAGTACAACGAGCGTTTCCACAACCTCGAACGCTGGCGTGACCGCCTGATCGGCGGTGACGATGCCGTGCTGGAGAAATTCGTCGTCGAGTACCCGGACGCCGACCGCCAGCAACTGCGTTCCCTGATCCGTCAGGCCCAGCACGAGGTTGCACATAACAAGCCTCCTGCCTCGAGCCGTAAAATCTTCAAGTACATCCGTGAGCTGGACGAGACTCAACGCGGTCTGCGTTGA
- a CDS encoding superoxide dismutase: MAFTLPALPYAYDALEPHIDAQTMEIHYTKHHQTYINNLNAAVEGSEYAEWPVEKLVASVQQLPEKLRAAVINQGGGHANHSLFWEVMVPGGGGKPDGALARAIEEQLGGLDSFKEAFTKAALTRFGSGWAWLSVTPDKKLVVESSGNQDSPLMGGNTPILGLDVWEHAYYLRYQNRRPEYISAFYNVINWPEVAARYQAALV; this comes from the coding sequence ATGGCTTTTACCCTGCCAGCCCTGCCTTACGCCTATGACGCACTGGAACCGCACATCGATGCGCAGACCATGGAAATTCACTACACCAAGCATCACCAGACCTACATCAACAACCTGAACGCTGCGGTCGAAGGCTCGGAATACGCCGAGTGGCCGGTGGAAAAACTCGTCGCCAGCGTCCAGCAACTGCCGGAAAAGCTGCGTGCGGCGGTGATCAATCAGGGCGGCGGTCATGCCAACCATTCACTGTTCTGGGAAGTGATGGTGCCAGGAGGTGGCGGTAAGCCGGATGGCGCGCTGGCCAGGGCGATCGAGGAACAACTGGGCGGCCTCGACAGCTTCAAGGAGGCCTTCACCAAGGCTGCGCTGACCCGCTTCGGCAGCGGCTGGGCGTGGCTCAGTGTTACCCCCGACAAGAAACTGGTGGTGGAAAGCAGCGGCAACCAGGACAGCCCGCTGATGGGCGGCAATACGCCGATTCTTGGACTCGACGTGTGGGAACACGCCTACTACCTGCGTTATCAGAACCGCCGCCCGGAATACATCAGCGCGTTCTACAACGTGATCAACTGGCCTGAAGTCGCTGCGCGTTATCAGGCTGCACTGGTTTAA
- a CDS encoding ZIP family metal transporter, which yields MGTETLAIGSGRMFRYAFGSLLLLAGMTLLVAHGLEWLNLEPKLSRALQGGAICALGTALGAVPVLVIRNMPQALGDTLLGFGAGVMLAATAFSLIVPGIAAAESLGLSPWGASSLICFGIMLGAFGLYLVDRKLSGASPEMLIGTVEHPVIPPRIWLFVFAIIAHNIPEGMAVGVSAGGGMSDADSLAMGIALQDVPEGLVIALVLAGAGMSRVKAFLIGAASGLVEPVFALLCAWLVSLAELLLPLGLALAAGAMLLVVTHEVIPESRRNGHDKLASLGLLIGFCLMMVMDTALG from the coding sequence ATGGGCACTGAAACACTGGCGATCGGAAGCGGACGAATGTTTCGTTACGCATTCGGGTCGTTGCTGCTGTTGGCGGGCATGACCTTGCTGGTGGCTCACGGGCTGGAATGGTTGAACCTGGAGCCGAAACTGTCACGGGCATTGCAGGGCGGTGCGATCTGCGCGCTCGGCACGGCGCTCGGTGCCGTTCCGGTGCTGGTAATCCGCAACATGCCGCAGGCGCTGGGCGACACGCTGCTGGGGTTTGGCGCCGGCGTGATGCTGGCGGCGACTGCGTTTTCGCTGATCGTGCCAGGGATTGCTGCCGCAGAAAGCCTTGGCCTGAGTCCTTGGGGCGCCAGTAGCCTGATCTGTTTCGGCATCATGCTCGGTGCTTTTGGTCTGTACCTGGTGGACCGCAAGTTGTCCGGCGCTTCACCGGAAATGCTCATCGGCACTGTTGAGCATCCGGTGATTCCACCGAGGATCTGGCTGTTCGTGTTTGCCATCATTGCCCATAACATTCCGGAAGGCATGGCCGTCGGCGTCTCCGCTGGCGGCGGCATGTCGGACGCCGATAGCCTGGCGATGGGTATCGCCCTGCAGGATGTGCCGGAAGGTCTGGTGATTGCGCTGGTGTTGGCCGGAGCCGGGATGTCGCGGGTCAAGGCGTTTCTGATAGGAGCGGCATCGGGGCTGGTCGAACCGGTATTTGCACTGCTGTGTGCGTGGTTGGTCAGCCTGGCGGAGTTGTTGTTGCCCTTGGGGTTGGCGCTGGCGGCCGGGGCAATGTTGCTGGTGGTGACCCACGAAGTGATCCCGGAATCGCGACGCAATGGTCACGATAAACTGGCGAGCCTGGGGTTGTTGATCGGGTTCTGCTTGATGATGGTGATGGACACTGCGTTGGGATGA
- the pmbA gene encoding metalloprotease PmbA: MSMSAVESVGPQALPALQEQVEQIIAEAKRQGASACEVAVSLEQGLSTSVRQREVETVEFNRDQGFGITLYVGQRKGSASTSATGPDAIRETVAAALAIAKHTSEDEASGLADAALMARDIQDFDLFHQWDITPEQAIEKALLCEAAAFDADARIKNADGTTLSTHQGCRVYGNSHGFIGGYASTRHSLSCVMIAEAEGQMQRDYWYDVNRQGSLLADPVSIGQRAAQRAASRLGARPVPTCEVPVLFSAELAGGLFGSFLSAISGGSLYRKSSFLEGTLGQKLFPEWLTIDERPHLMRAMGSASYDGDGLATYAKPFVEKGELVSYILGTYSGRKLGMPSTANAGGVHNLFVTHGDEDQAALLRRMGRGLLVTELMGHGLNMVTGDYSRGAAGFWVENGEIQFAVQEVTIAGNMRDMFKQIVAVGNDLELRSNIRTGSVLIEKMTVAGS; this comes from the coding sequence ATGAGCATGAGTGCAGTTGAAAGCGTCGGCCCACAGGCATTGCCGGCACTGCAGGAACAGGTCGAGCAGATCATCGCCGAAGCCAAGCGTCAGGGCGCCAGCGCCTGTGAAGTGGCGGTGTCGCTGGAGCAGGGCCTGTCGACTTCGGTGCGTCAACGTGAAGTCGAAACGGTCGAGTTCAACCGCGATCAGGGCTTTGGCATCACGCTGTACGTCGGCCAGCGCAAGGGCTCGGCCAGCACGTCCGCTACCGGGCCGGATGCGATTCGCGAGACCGTTGCTGCGGCACTGGCGATTGCCAAGCACACGTCCGAAGACGAAGCCTCGGGGCTGGCGGATGCCGCGCTGATGGCCAGGGATATTCAGGATTTCGACCTGTTCCACCAATGGGACATCACCCCGGAACAGGCCATCGAGAAGGCGCTGCTCTGCGAAGCCGCCGCGTTCGACGCCGATGCGCGCATCAAGAATGCCGATGGCACCACGTTGAGCACTCATCAGGGCTGCCGCGTGTACGGCAACAGCCACGGTTTCATCGGTGGTTACGCGTCGACCCGACACAGCCTGAGCTGCGTGATGATCGCCGAGGCCGAGGGCCAGATGCAGCGCGATTATTGGTATGACGTGAACCGTCAGGGCAGCTTGCTGGCCGACCCGGTGAGCATCGGCCAGCGTGCTGCGCAACGGGCGGCGAGCCGTCTGGGCGCACGCCCGGTACCGACCTGCGAAGTGCCGGTGCTGTTTTCCGCCGAGCTGGCGGGCGGGTTGTTCGGCAGCTTCCTGTCGGCGATTTCCGGCGGCAGCCTGTACCGTAAATCGTCGTTCCTGGAAGGCACGCTGGGGCAGAAGCTGTTCCCGGAGTGGCTGACCATCGACGAGCGCCCGCACCTGATGCGTGCCATGGGCAGTGCGTCGTACGACGGTGACGGTCTGGCGACCTATGCCAAACCGTTCGTCGAAAAAGGCGAGTTGGTGTCGTACATCCTCGGCACTTATTCCGGGCGCAAACTCGGCATGCCGAGCACCGCCAACGCGGGCGGGGTGCATAACCTGTTCGTCACTCATGGTGATGAAGACCAGGCCGCACTGCTGCGACGCATGGGGCGTGGCCTGCTGGTCACCGAGTTGATGGGCCACGGGCTGAACATGGTTACCGGTGATTACTCGCGCGGTGCGGCGGGTTTCTGGGTCGAGAACGGTGAAATCCAGTTCGCGGTTCAGGAAGTGACCATCGCCGGCAACATGCGCGACATGTTCAAGCAGATCGTCGCGGTTGGTAACGATCTGGAGCTGCGCAGCAACATTCGCACCGGTTCGGTGTTGATCGAGAAGATGACCGTCGCGGGCAGTTAA